One Centroberyx gerrardi isolate f3 chromosome 6, fCenGer3.hap1.cur.20231027, whole genome shotgun sequence genomic region harbors:
- the rtn4rl1b gene encoding reticulon-4 receptor-like 1b: protein MFKRGCGLEFLLVLCGLELSWSCPRHCICYTAPSTVSCQAHNFLSVPEGIPPDSERIFLQNNKIHRLLRGHFSSTTVTLWIYSNNITYIEPSTFHGFTLLEELDLGDNRHLRSLAADTFHGLGRLHALHLYRCGLSALPNNIFQGLRNLQYLYLQDNHLKFLQDDTFADLHNLSHLFLHGNRLWSLHQNTFRGLRALDRLLLHQNQIQWVDRLAFHDLRRLTTLYLFNNSLIELSGQCLDTLPALEYLRLNDNPWSCDCKALSLWEWLKRFRGSTSSVGCQAPADLVGKDLKQLRKEDFPNCSPTVPNSESRAQSKTNNLSGTVNPSINGGVAVGSGGQTRIVHPSRPGRSRNCTKPRNRASKGKVDNEVHSKEVMADKEDSSPDFTDGGKYDHTSPDGTITRRKHKCTPRTTVRPPSGVQQANNRATLPQSLLYLYALLAALVTINIDYILR, encoded by the exons GCTGTGGGCTGGAGTTCCTGCTGGTTCTCTGTGGGCTCGAGCTCTCCTGGTCCTGCCCTCGTCACTGTATCTGCTACACTGCACCCAGCACCGTCTCCTGCCAAGCCCACAACTTCCTGTCGGTCCCCGAAGGCATTCCCCCTGACAGCGAGCGCATCTTCCTGCAGAACAACAAGATCCACCGCCTGCTTCGGGGCCACTTCAGCTCCACCACGGTCACTCTTTGGATCTACTCCAATAACATCACATACATCGAGCCCTCCACCTTCCACGGCTTCACCCTGCTGGAAGAGCTGGATTTGGGAGACAACCGCCACCTGCGCTCCTTGGCTGCAGATACCTTCCACGGTCTGGGGCGGCTCCATGCACTGCACCTGTACCGCTGTGGACTCAGTGCGCTGCCTAATAATATCTTCCAGGGCCTCAGAAACTTGCAGTATCTCTACCTGCAG GATAATCATCTGAAGTTCCTGCAGGACGACACCTTTGCGGACCTCCACAACCTGAGCCACCTGTTCCTGCATGGAAACCGTCTGTGGAGCCTTCACCAGAACACCTTCAGAGGCCTGAGGGCCTTGGACCGTCTGCTTCTGCACCAAAACCAGATCCAGTGGGTTGACCGCCTGGCCTTCCATGACCTGAGACGCCTCACCACCCTCTACCTGTTCAACAACTCCCTGATAGAGCTGTCCGGACAGTGCCTGGACACGCTGCCTGCCCTGGAGTACCTACGCCTCAACGACAACCCCTGGTCCTGTGACTGCAAGGCCCTGTCGCTATGGGAATGGTTGAAACGTTTCCGAGGTTCCACGTCTTCGGTGGGTTGCCAGGCACCGGCTGATTTGGTTGGGAAGGACCTCAAGCAGCTGCGCAAGGAAGACTTCCCCAACTGTTCCCCAACAGTACCCAATTCTGAGTCCAGAGCCCAGAGTAAGACCAACAACTTATCTGGCACAGTGAACCCATCTATAAATGGTGGCGTAGCGGTGGGGTCTGGGGGTCAGACCCGTATAGTGCACCCCTCGAGGCCCGGTCGCTCTCGGAACTGCACAAAGCCTCGTAATAGGGCAAGCAAGGGAAAGGTGGACAATGAGGTTCACTCAAAAGAGGTCATGGCAGACAAGGAGGATTCCTCCCCAGATTTCACAGATGGGGGCAAATATGACCACACATCCCCAGATGGCACCATCACACGGAGGAAGCACAAGTGCACTCCCCGGACCACTGTTCGCCCCCCTAGTGGGGTTCAGCAAGCCAACAATAGGGCAACCTTACCCCAGTCCTTACTATATCTCTATGCCCTCTTGGCGGCCTTGGTAACAATAAACATTGACTACATTCTCCGTTGA